From the genome of Ralstonia pickettii, one region includes:
- a CDS encoding zinc-dependent alcohol dehydrogenase family protein, with protein sequence MKALALTDGYGIDALHPIERDDPTPAPDEIIVRTRAASLNYRDLEIVCGTFFTRFPLPLIPLSDGVGEVLAVGERVTRVRPGDRVAGTFWQRWDAGDFRNADTRRMLGGPIDGWLADTVRLDAGGAVVVPAHLSDAEAATLPCAGVTAWHCLIEAGNLQPGETVLVQGTGGVSMFAVQFARMAGARPIVLSSSDAKLERVQALGVPESDTINYRSTPEWHEAVLARTEGRGVDHVIEVGGGTLQRSLKALRIGGQIHLVGYLAGREGSVTPLEIFARKAVIRPASVGPRASFEAMNRPLALHGLHPIVDQVLPWHDAPEAFGILQAGKVFGKIALTF encoded by the coding sequence ATGAAAGCCCTGGCTCTGACCGACGGTTACGGCATCGATGCCCTGCACCCCATCGAACGTGATGACCCGACGCCTGCACCCGACGAGATCATCGTTCGGACGCGCGCCGCATCGCTCAACTACCGCGATCTCGAGATCGTCTGCGGCACATTCTTCACGCGCTTTCCGTTGCCGCTGATTCCGCTCTCGGACGGGGTTGGCGAGGTCCTGGCGGTGGGCGAACGTGTCACGCGCGTGCGCCCCGGGGACCGCGTGGCGGGTACGTTCTGGCAACGTTGGGATGCCGGCGACTTCCGGAACGCCGACACGCGCCGCATGCTCGGCGGCCCCATCGACGGCTGGCTGGCCGACACTGTGCGGCTCGACGCGGGTGGCGCGGTGGTCGTCCCGGCGCACTTGAGCGACGCGGAGGCAGCCACACTGCCCTGCGCGGGGGTCACCGCCTGGCATTGCCTGATCGAAGCGGGCAACCTGCAGCCCGGAGAAACCGTGCTTGTGCAGGGCACGGGCGGCGTGTCGATGTTCGCCGTGCAATTCGCACGGATGGCCGGCGCGCGGCCCATCGTTCTATCCAGCAGCGACGCCAAGTTGGAGCGCGTCCAGGCCCTGGGCGTGCCCGAGTCGGACACGATCAACTATCGATCCACGCCGGAATGGCATGAGGCCGTCCTGGCACGTACGGAAGGCCGGGGCGTCGATCACGTCATCGAAGTGGGCGGCGGCACGCTGCAGCGCTCGCTGAAAGCGTTGCGGATTGGGGGACAGATTCACCTCGTCGGCTACCTCGCCGGGCGCGAGGGCAGCGTCACGCCATTGGAGATCTTTGCGCGCAAGGCGGTGATCCGGCCAGCATCGGTGGGGCCACGCGCGTCATTCGAAGCGATGAACCGCCCGCTGGCGTTGCACGGCCTGCACCCGATCGTCGATCAGGTGCTGCCGTGGCATGACGCGCCCGAAGCGTTCGGGATACTGCAGGCCGGGAAGGTGTTCGGGAAGATTGCGCTGACGTTCTGA
- the cobA gene encoding uroporphyrinogen-III C-methyltransferase, with product MEAKTRKTFGHVSLIGAGPGAADLITVRGARLLGEAEVVLHDALVSPEVFQYCPQAVLIPVGKRCGKRSTAQRFINRQLVDLATKYQRVVRLKGGDPMLFGRADEELQALEQAGIDYEIVPGITAALAAASAIRQPLTKRGVARSVAFVTQAKATDPDSPQPEGAVAGPVAQADSLVYYMGRDQAATIAADLIARGRAPSTPAWVVEAATTPEQRSACFTLQQMADGAAAQWINPEHPSLLMIGDAFAVRASAAASEILAGEPHILAA from the coding sequence ATGGAAGCGAAGACCCGCAAGACGTTCGGCCACGTGAGCCTGATTGGTGCAGGCCCCGGCGCTGCGGACCTCATCACGGTGCGCGGCGCACGGTTGTTGGGCGAAGCCGAGGTCGTGCTGCACGACGCCCTCGTCTCGCCCGAGGTCTTCCAGTACTGCCCGCAGGCCGTGCTCATTCCGGTCGGCAAGCGGTGCGGCAAGCGTTCGACCGCGCAACGCTTCATCAATCGGCAACTCGTCGATCTGGCCACCAAGTACCAACGTGTGGTGCGCCTCAAGGGCGGTGATCCAATGCTGTTCGGCCGCGCCGATGAAGAACTGCAAGCGCTCGAGCAAGCCGGCATCGACTACGAAATCGTTCCGGGCATCACGGCCGCGCTGGCAGCGGCCTCCGCCATTCGCCAACCGTTGACCAAGCGCGGCGTCGCTCGCAGCGTCGCGTTTGTAACGCAAGCCAAGGCGACCGATCCGGACTCGCCGCAACCCGAAGGCGCCGTGGCGGGCCCCGTTGCGCAGGCCGACTCGCTCGTTTACTACATGGGGCGTGATCAGGCTGCCACCATCGCAGCTGACCTGATCGCCCGTGGCCGCGCTCCGTCGACGCCCGCCTGGGTCGTTGAGGCGGCCACCACGCCAGAGCAGCGCTCGGCGTGCTTCACGCTGCAGCAGATGGCCGATGGCGCCGCCGCGCAGTGGATCAATCCCGAGCATCCGAGTCTGCTGATGATCGGCGACGCCTTTGCCGTGCGTGCTTCGGCTGCGGCTTCAGAAATCCTCGCGGGCGAGCCGCATATCCTGGCTGCCTGA
- a CDS encoding sulfate adenylyltransferase subunit 1 — translation MTNQASHQGLLRFITAGSVDDGKSTLIGRLLYDSKAVLTDQLQALANAKNKRTAGEQIDFSLLTDGLEAEREQGITIDVAYRYFSTARRKFIIADTPGHEQYTRNMVTGASTAHAAIILIDATRVTTVGGKTELLAQTKRHSAIVKLLELQHVIVAINKMDLVDYSEARFNEIRTAYDALATQLGLHDVRYVPVSALRGDNIVHASEAMPWYQGEPLLALLEDLKVEDTAPTGDDALRFPVQLVARQDGSQADDFRGYMGRVEAGTVRVGQAVRVLPANRETTVAEVLTPNGAADSAGPGETITVRLADDVDISRGDTIVAAPTTAANAAKKLHADLCWFDEHELNPARKYVLKHTTATVFARVSDVERVLDVHTLSHETGRKQIALNDIGTVNISLQKPIVCDAYGDNPATGAFILVDEATHHTVAAGMIRAFS, via the coding sequence ATGACAAATCAAGCATCGCACCAGGGCCTGCTGCGCTTCATCACCGCCGGTTCCGTCGACGACGGCAAGAGCACGCTGATCGGCCGCCTGCTGTACGACAGCAAGGCCGTGCTGACCGACCAGCTGCAGGCGCTCGCCAACGCCAAGAACAAGCGTACCGCCGGTGAGCAGATCGATTTCTCTCTGCTGACCGACGGCCTGGAAGCCGAGCGTGAGCAGGGCATCACGATCGACGTGGCGTACCGCTATTTCTCGACCGCCCGCCGCAAGTTCATCATTGCAGACACGCCGGGCCACGAGCAGTACACGCGCAACATGGTGACGGGCGCCTCGACGGCGCACGCCGCCATCATCCTGATCGACGCAACGCGCGTGACGACCGTCGGCGGCAAGACCGAGCTGCTGGCGCAGACCAAGCGCCATTCGGCCATCGTGAAGCTGCTGGAGCTGCAACACGTGATCGTGGCCATCAACAAGATGGACCTGGTCGACTACAGCGAAGCGCGCTTCAACGAAATCCGCACCGCTTACGATGCGCTGGCTACACAACTGGGCTTGCACGACGTGCGCTACGTACCGGTGTCGGCGCTGCGCGGCGACAACATCGTGCATGCCTCCGAAGCCATGCCTTGGTATCAGGGCGAGCCCCTGCTGGCGTTGCTCGAAGACCTGAAGGTGGAAGACACCGCCCCGACCGGCGACGATGCGCTGCGCTTCCCGGTTCAGCTTGTGGCACGTCAGGATGGCTCGCAAGCCGATGATTTCCGCGGCTACATGGGCCGCGTGGAAGCCGGCACCGTGCGCGTCGGCCAGGCCGTGCGCGTGCTGCCTGCCAACCGCGAAACCACCGTGGCCGAAGTGCTGACGCCCAATGGCGCAGCCGATTCCGCCGGCCCCGGCGAGACCATCACCGTGCGTCTGGCCGACGATGTGGACATTTCGCGCGGCGACACCATCGTCGCGGCTCCCACGACTGCCGCCAACGCCGCCAAGAAGCTCCACGCCGACCTGTGCTGGTTCGACGAACACGAGCTGAACCCGGCCCGCAAATACGTGCTCAAGCACACCACGGCCACCGTGTTCGCACGCGTGTCGGATGTGGAGCGCGTGCTCGACGTGCATACGCTGTCGCACGAAACCGGCCGCAAGCAGATCGCGCTCAACGACATCGGTACGGTCAATATCAGTCTGCAGAAGCCGATTGTCTGCGATGCGTATGGCGATAATCCGGCCACCGGCGCGTTCATCCTGGTGGATGAAGCCACGCACCATACGGTGGCGGCTGGCATGATCCGTGCGTTTTCCTAA
- the cysD gene encoding sulfate adenylyltransferase subunit CysD translates to MGVMSEIPGTALTPVQNEHLDWLEAESIYIIREVVAECRNPALLFSGGKDSIVMLHLALKAFRLGDRKIELPFPLVHIDTGHNYPEVIQFRDQRVAELGARLVVGHVEDSIKRGTVRLRKETDSRNAAQAVTLLETIEANGFDALMGGARRDEEKARAKERIFSFRDEFGQWDPKAQRPELWSLYNARMAQGEQMRVFPISNWTELDVWQYIARENLGLPPIYYAHQREVVRKNGLLVPVTPITPKADGDVSEVLSVRFRTVGDISCTCPVASTAATPAEIIAETAVTEITERGATRMDDQTSEASMEKRKKEGYF, encoded by the coding sequence ATGGGAGTGATGAGCGAGATCCCGGGCACGGCTCTGACGCCGGTGCAGAACGAACACCTCGACTGGCTCGAAGCCGAGTCGATCTACATCATTCGTGAAGTGGTGGCCGAGTGCCGCAATCCGGCGCTGCTGTTTTCCGGCGGCAAGGATTCGATCGTCATGCTGCATCTGGCGCTCAAGGCCTTCCGTCTGGGTGACCGCAAGATCGAACTGCCGTTCCCGCTGGTGCACATCGATACGGGGCACAACTACCCGGAAGTAATCCAGTTTCGCGATCAGCGCGTTGCTGAACTCGGCGCGCGCCTGGTGGTGGGCCACGTGGAAGACTCCATCAAGCGCGGCACCGTGCGCCTGCGCAAGGAAACGGATTCGCGTAACGCCGCACAGGCTGTCACGCTGCTGGAAACGATCGAAGCGAACGGTTTCGATGCCCTGATGGGTGGCGCCCGTCGCGACGAAGAGAAGGCCCGTGCGAAGGAACGCATCTTCTCGTTCCGCGACGAATTCGGCCAGTGGGATCCGAAGGCGCAGCGCCCGGAACTCTGGAGCCTGTACAACGCCCGCATGGCGCAGGGCGAGCAGATGCGTGTGTTCCCGATCTCCAACTGGACGGAACTCGACGTGTGGCAGTACATCGCCCGCGAGAACCTCGGGCTGCCGCCGATCTACTACGCGCATCAGCGTGAAGTCGTGCGCAAGAACGGCCTGCTGGTGCCGGTTACGCCGATCACGCCCAAGGCAGATGGCGACGTGAGCGAAGTCCTGTCAGTGCGCTTCCGCACCGTGGGCGACATCAGTTGCACGTGCCCCGTGGCGAGCACGGCCGCCACGCCGGCCGAGATCATTGCCGAGACGGCCGTGACTGAAATCACCGAACGCGGCGCCACGCGCATGGACGACCAGACGAGCGAAGCCTCGATGGAAAAGCGCAAGAAGGAAGGGTATTTCTGA
- a CDS encoding phosphoadenylyl-sulfate reductase, producing MSDVQDVSVSEVPVSAIGRPVLWTRPAYTGTAEALAAKEAALFERLGEIAAKHGVAKFATSLAAEDMVVTDAILRSPEAVRAHLPIFTLQTGRLHAETLEMLDRVRTHYGYAIEQYAPDARAVEAYVRDHGLNAFYDSIELRKACCNIRKVVPLNRALKDADAWLTGQRREQAVTRADLPFAEDDEARGIAKYNPLFDWSEAEVWAYLEQHNVPTNALHDKGYPSIGCEPCTRAVRAGEDVRAGRWWWESRDSKECGLHAANAVTSSATHPSQQN from the coding sequence GTGAGCGACGTGCAAGACGTGAGCGTGTCGGAAGTGCCGGTGTCCGCAATCGGTCGCCCGGTGCTCTGGACGCGTCCGGCCTACACCGGCACGGCCGAAGCCCTGGCGGCGAAGGAAGCCGCGCTGTTCGAGCGCCTGGGTGAGATCGCCGCCAAGCACGGCGTGGCGAAGTTCGCCACCAGCCTGGCTGCAGAAGACATGGTCGTGACCGATGCGATCCTGCGCAGCCCCGAGGCCGTGCGCGCGCACCTGCCGATCTTTACGTTGCAGACGGGCCGTCTGCACGCCGAAACGCTGGAGATGCTCGATCGTGTTCGCACACATTACGGTTACGCCATCGAGCAGTACGCGCCGGACGCGCGCGCAGTGGAAGCCTATGTGCGCGACCACGGCCTCAACGCGTTTTACGACAGCATCGAACTGCGCAAGGCGTGCTGCAACATCCGCAAGGTGGTGCCGCTGAATCGCGCGTTGAAAGACGCGGACGCGTGGCTTACGGGCCAGCGCCGCGAGCAGGCCGTCACGCGTGCCGACCTGCCGTTTGCCGAAGATGACGAGGCCCGCGGCATCGCCAAGTACAACCCGCTGTTCGACTGGTCCGAGGCCGAAGTCTGGGCGTACCTCGAGCAGCACAACGTGCCCACCAACGCGCTGCACGACAAGGGCTATCCCAGCATCGGCTGCGAGCCTTGCACGCGCGCGGTGCGCGCCGGCGAGGATGTGCGCGCCGGCCGCTGGTGGTGGGAATCGCGCGACAGCAAGGAATGCGGTCTGCACGCGGCAAATGCGGTGACAAGTTCGGCGACGCACCCGTCGCAACAGAATTGA
- a CDS encoding DUF934 domain-containing protein — protein MSKIIKLQNGAPQIVADEWTVLRAPEGGELTQADVDAAAHAIVPLAYWQAHRDALLGRARAGTLAVWLAPDDEPFALEADLPNLSLVAVDFPVFRDGRGYSTAFLLRQRLGFTRELRAIGDVLRDQLDFMRRCGFDAYAVRADKNIDDALNGFGEISVRYQGAVDEPRPLFRRERAVQEAA, from the coding sequence ATGAGCAAGATCATCAAGCTGCAAAACGGTGCCCCGCAAATCGTGGCTGACGAATGGACCGTGCTGCGCGCGCCGGAAGGCGGCGAACTGACGCAAGCCGATGTGGATGCCGCCGCGCACGCCATCGTGCCGCTGGCCTATTGGCAAGCCCACCGTGACGCGCTTCTCGGCCGCGCTCGCGCCGGCACGCTGGCCGTCTGGCTGGCTCCGGACGACGAGCCGTTCGCCCTGGAAGCTGACCTGCCGAACCTGTCGCTGGTGGCTGTGGACTTCCCGGTCTTCCGTGATGGTCGTGGCTACAGCACGGCGTTCCTGTTGCGCCAGCGCCTGGGCTTCACCCGTGAACTGCGCGCCATCGGCGACGTGCTGCGCGACCAGCTCGACTTCATGCGCCGTTGCGGTTTTGACGCCTACGCCGTGCGCGCAGACAAGAACATCGACGATGCACTGAACGGCTTCGGCGAGATCAGCGTGCGCTACCAAGGCGCCGTCGACGAGCCGCGTCCGTTGTTCCGCCGCGAGCGTGCCGTTCAGGAGGCCGCGTGA
- a CDS encoding nitrite/sulfite reductase, protein MYQYDAYDHRLVADRVAQFRDQVRRRIAGELTEEEFLPLRLQNGLYYQRHAYMLRVAIPYGHLRANQMRMLSHIAAEHDRGYGHFSTRQNIQYNWIELEQVPDILAKLASVEMHAIQTSGNCIRNITTDQFAGVAPDEVIDARPLAEILRQWSTFIPEFAFLPRKFKIAVSASRQDRAVTQLHDIGVYAYEKDGQTLLRILAGGGMGRTPILGAIIKEDLPWQHMLSYIEAAVRVYNRYGRRDNKYKARIKILVKAIGAEEFARQVEEEWQHIKDGPSTITQAEFDRVAQFFAPPAYEKLADTDAGYEKALLENKAFARWVSRNVHPHRVPGYAAVTLSLKPGAALPPGDATAEQMALVADWSERFGFGEVRVAHEQNLILPDVKKHDLLELWQLAKEHGMATANIGLLTDIIACPGGDFCSLANAKSIPIAQAIQARFDDLDYVHDLGELSLNISGCINSCGHHHVGNIGILGVDKHDEEWYQVSLGGAQGNDSAIGKIIGPSFKAEEMPDVIERIIDTFVANRTEDELFIDTYHRIGMTPFKERVYARAEA, encoded by the coding sequence ATGTACCAATACGACGCTTACGATCACCGCCTCGTCGCCGACCGCGTTGCGCAGTTCCGCGACCAGGTGCGCCGCCGTATCGCGGGCGAACTGACCGAAGAAGAGTTCCTGCCGCTGCGCCTGCAGAATGGTCTGTACTACCAGCGCCACGCCTATATGTTGCGTGTGGCGATTCCGTACGGCCACCTGCGCGCCAACCAGATGCGCATGCTCAGCCATATCGCGGCGGAGCACGACCGCGGCTACGGCCACTTCAGCACGCGCCAGAACATCCAGTACAACTGGATCGAGCTGGAGCAGGTGCCGGACATCCTGGCCAAGCTGGCCTCGGTCGAAATGCACGCCATCCAGACCTCGGGCAACTGCATCCGCAACATCACAACCGACCAGTTTGCCGGTGTGGCGCCGGATGAGGTGATCGATGCGCGCCCGCTGGCGGAAATCCTGCGCCAATGGTCGACGTTCATCCCGGAGTTCGCGTTCCTGCCGCGCAAGTTCAAGATTGCTGTGTCGGCCTCGCGCCAAGACCGCGCCGTGACGCAGCTGCATGACATCGGCGTCTACGCCTATGAGAAGGACGGCCAGACGCTGCTGCGCATCCTCGCCGGCGGCGGCATGGGCCGGACCCCGATCCTGGGCGCGATCATCAAGGAAGACCTGCCGTGGCAGCACATGCTGTCGTACATCGAGGCCGCCGTGCGCGTGTACAACCGCTACGGCCGCCGCGACAACAAGTACAAGGCGCGCATCAAGATTCTCGTGAAGGCCATCGGCGCCGAAGAATTTGCGCGCCAGGTGGAAGAAGAGTGGCAGCACATCAAGGACGGCCCCTCGACCATCACGCAGGCCGAATTCGACCGCGTGGCGCAGTTCTTCGCGCCGCCCGCGTATGAAAAGCTGGCCGATACCGATGCCGGCTATGAAAAGGCGCTGCTGGAGAACAAGGCGTTCGCACGCTGGGTCAGCCGCAACGTGCATCCGCACCGCGTGCCGGGCTACGCCGCGGTCACGCTGTCGCTCAAGCCGGGCGCGGCGCTGCCCCCGGGCGATGCCACGGCCGAGCAGATGGCGCTGGTGGCGGATTGGTCGGAGCGCTTCGGCTTTGGCGAGGTGCGTGTCGCGCACGAGCAGAATCTGATCCTGCCGGACGTGAAGAAGCACGACCTGCTGGAGCTGTGGCAGTTGGCAAAGGAGCACGGCATGGCCACCGCCAACATCGGCCTGCTGACCGACATCATTGCGTGCCCGGGCGGCGATTTCTGCTCGCTGGCCAATGCCAAGTCGATTCCCATCGCGCAGGCGATTCAGGCGCGCTTCGACGATCTCGATTACGTGCACGACCTGGGCGAGCTGTCGCTCAACATCTCGGGTTGCATCAACTCGTGCGGTCACCACCACGTCGGCAACATCGGCATCCTGGGTGTCGATAAGCACGACGAAGAGTGGTACCAGGTGTCGCTGGGCGGCGCGCAGGGCAACGATTCGGCGATCGGCAAGATCATCGGCCCGTCGTTCAAGGCCGAAGAAATGCCCGACGTGATCGAGCGCATCATCGACACCTTTGTTGCAAACCGCACGGAAGACGAGCTGTTCATCGACACCTATCACCGCATCGGCATGACTCCGTTCAAGGAACGCGTCTACGCCCGTGCAGAAGCCTGA